CCGACGGCATCGCCTTGCCGTTCATGGCCACGATGGAACAGTTGCAAGGGTTGTTCTGGGCGCGGCTGGTGTCCGGTGTCGGCTTCTTCGCCGGGCTGCTGTGCTACCTGCTCAGCTTCCGCCAGCGCGGACGTGCCGCATTGCGCGCACCGGCGCCGGTGGTGCCGTCCTGAGTGTTGGAAAGGGTTGGCCCGGCTGGTATAGCGGGCCGTTTTCGGATCTGCAATAAGGCAACCAAAATGGCCTTCAGCGTCGAACTGGAAGAATGGGTCGGCAGTGTCTGGCACCGTTTCATCACCCGCCGCGCCAGCGTGGATTTTCCCGAGGCGCGGGTCGAGTTACTCGATCAGCAACGCTCCCTGGCGTTGCTGTTTCGCGCCATGGGCGGGGCCGGCGGGATCGCCCTGGAAGCGGCCAGCGAGCGCGATCTGCTGCTGCGACGCAACCTGCTGCAGCAAATCGCCGGGACCTGCCGGCAAGTGCCGCTGGCCTGGTGTGATCCGGCGCATTTGCGCTTGCCACCGAGCCTGGCGGTGTTCCCCGAGGTTGCCCTCAATCAGGAACTCTATCGCTGGCTGGCCTTGCTGGCGGCACAGGCCGGGCCGATGCAGCACTGGGGGCGCGACAACCAGCGCTGGACGTTGCAGCTGTTGCAGCGCTTTCCGGCCTTGCGCGGGCGCTATCAGCGGCTGGTCGAAGCGCACTTGTTGTTACGCCCCGATCCGGCGTCGTTAAAACCAAACGAAGCGGCGCTGGAGCGGGCGCTGTGTCAGGCGCTGCGCGAGCCCGGCAGTGTCGAGCATTTTCCCCGCAGCGAACGCTCCGCCTGGCCGCTGCCGCTGTGGCTGTACCCGGCGCAGCAGCTGGGCAGCCCGCAAGCGGCAGATCTGGGCGACGATTCAGAGGAGTCGTTGACCACCGCTCCCGGTGAACAAAAAGCCGGTCGCAAGCGCGCCACGCGCATCGATGACGCCCGTCGCGATGGCGGGTTGCTGGTGGTGCGCCTGGAGAACCTGTTCAGCTGGACCGAACACGTCGACCTGGATCGTTGGGTCGACGACGGTGAAGACCCGGACGCCGCGCGGGTCGCCGATGATCTCGATGAGCTGACCCTGTCTCGAACCCGGCTGCGCAAGGGCGGCGGTCTCAAATTGCACCTCGACCTGCCGCCGGCGGACGTCGACGATGTGCCGCTGGGGCAGGGCATCAAGCTGCCGGAGTGGGACTACCGCAAGCAGCAATTGCAAGAGGACTTCGTCAACCTGCAAATGATGCTGCCCCGCGACTCGGAGGCGCAGCCGCTGCCGACACGGCTCAAGGCCTCGGCGCAGAAACTGCGGCGCCAGTTTGCCCATCTGCGCAACGACCGGCAGTGGTTGCGCCAGCAGCCCCAGGGCGCGGAGCTGGACTTGCAGGCCTGGCTGGATTTTCGCGTCCAGCGCGAGCAGGGCCAATGCGTCGAGCGTGGTTTGTTCATGGAGCGCCGGCAGACCCGCCGCGACCTGGCGTGCCTGTTGCTGGCGGACCTGTCGATGTCTACCGACGCTCACCTCAACGACCAGCAGCGGGTGATCGAGGTGATCCGCGACAGCCTGCTGCTGTTC
This region of Pseudomonas fluorescens genomic DNA includes:
- a CDS encoding nitric oxide reductase activation protein NorD, which produces MAFSVELEEWVGSVWHRFITRRASVDFPEARVELLDQQRSLALLFRAMGGAGGIALEAASERDLLLRRNLLQQIAGTCRQVPLAWCDPAHLRLPPSLAVFPEVALNQELYRWLALLAAQAGPMQHWGRDNQRWTLQLLQRFPALRGRYQRLVEAHLLLRPDPASLKPNEAALERALCQALREPGSVEHFPRSERSAWPLPLWLYPAQQLGSPQAADLGDDSEESLTTAPGEQKAGRKRATRIDDARRDGGLLVVRLENLFSWTEHVDLDRWVDDGEDPDAARVADDLDELTLSRTRLRKGGGLKLHLDLPPADVDDVPLGQGIKLPEWDYRKQQLQEDFVNLQMMLPRDSEAQPLPTRLKASAQKLRRQFAHLRNDRQWLRQQPQGAELDLQAWLDFRVQREQGQCVERGLFMERRQTRRDLACLLLADLSMSTDAHLNDQQRVIEVIRDSLLLFGETLAGLGDDFALYGFSSLRRQQVRMQELKSFSQRYDDHTRGRIQGLKPGYYTRMGAAIRQATRLLVKSKRRSKLLLLLTDGKPNDLDLYEGRYGVEDTRQAVLEARRQGLIPFCITIDREAGAYLPYMFGAQGYTLIRQPEQLPLRLPQVYRQLIQP